The window AATCCACGACGACTGCAATGGCAAGAACCCCGCCCGTAATCATGTACCGCAGCGACGAGGATAGATCGAGCAGCGTGAGGCCGCTCGCGATGGACTGGATGACGATGACGCCAAGGAGTGCGGAATAGGCGCTCCCGCGGCCGCCAAACAGGCTCGTGCCACCGATAACCGCGGCGGCGATCGCGTTGAGGTTCACATCTCCCGTCCCGGCCTGCTGGCTGGAAGATGCCAGCCGCGCTGCGGCCAGAATGCCACCGGCAGCGGCCAGCATAGAGCATAGCATGAATGCAGTCGCATAGACCCAGCGAACGTTGATGCCAGCACGACGGGCCGCCTCGCGATTGCCGCCGACGGCAGACATCGAGCGTCCCCATTTGGTGCGCGTGAATGCGTAGTTCATGATCACGCACAAGCCGACGAAAAGCCCGAACATCCAGGGAATGCCGCGCCCGAGATTGAGATAATAGACAACGAATTCGAGCACGATCGTGACCAGCAGCGCCTTCAGCACCATGCGGCCAAGCGAACTGGCCGACAGCCCCGCTGCCCGCCGGCGCGCGGCCGTTCTGTAGCCGGTCAGGAACATAACCAGACTCGCGACCGCCGCCAGCACATAGGATACGATCGGCGGCATGACCAGCATCTGCCCGAAATTGACCAACGCCGATCCATACGGAAGGTTGATCGAGCCGGAGGAGCCCAGGAGATAGAGCTGCAGGCCGAGCCACGCCAATAGGCCCGCCAGCGTCGAGACGAAGCTCGGCATCCCCAGACGGTTGAACAGAAATGCGTAAAGCGCGCCGATGGTAGCGCCCAATAGCAACGCCGTGACGATCGCCACCACGACCGGCCAATCTTGACCGACCCAGAGCACGCCGACGAGCGCCGAAGAGAACCCGCTCGCCGAACCCACCGAGAGATCGATCTCGCCGACCATCAAGATACAGACGATACCGAGCGAGATCACGCCAACCGTCGAACAATCGAACAGCAGATTGACCAAATTGTTCGGTGCGAGAAAAACGGGATTGAGGCTCTCGAATGCCGCGCAGATGACAATGAGCCCGACGATCACCGGCAACGAGCCGAGATCACCCGCCCGCACACGGTCCACAAAGGCGCCGATCGTGTTTCCAAGCGTGTCCGCGTGCTTGACCCGTTCGTCACTGCGGTCGAGCAACCGCGCCGCCGAAACCTGCGTGTCGTCGGTCATCGCCCAAGCTCCGGCGACTGATCGGCGTGGCGCCGCCTGGCGCGGCGCGAGACTGAGTTTTCGTCCGCCCCGGTAATCGCCGTGACGAGTTCCTGGTTGGACACGTCGGGCTCGAACTCGCCGTTGTTGCGACCGAGGCGCAGGACCACGATCCGATCCGCAACCGCGCGGACGTCCTCCATATTGTGACTGATCATGATGACGCCGAGACCGCGCGCGCGAACGCGCTCGACAAGGTCTAGCACCTCAGCGGTTTGGGCAACGCCGAGCGCGGCAGTCGGCTCGTCGAGCAGAATGAGCTTCGGCTCAGTCAGCAGCGAGCGCGCGATCGCCACGGTCTGGCGCTGTCCACCGGACAGCGACGCCACGGGCTCGCGCACGCTTGGGATCCGTGCCGACAATTCGTTGAGCAAGGTCCAGGCGCGAAGCTCCATGGAGACCTCGTCGAGTCGCAGCGGGTTGAGCTCGCGGCCGAGAAAGATATTTGCGACCACGTCGAGATTCTCGCAGAGCGCTAAATCCTGGAAAACGGTGGCGATGCCGAGGCCGAGCGCGGTGGCCGGATCGGACAGGACGACAGGCTGGCCGCCGAAGGCAATCGTACCTGAGGTGGGTTGATGCACGCCGGCAAGGATCTTCACCAGCGTGGATTTTCCTGCACCATTGTCACCCACAAGCGCCACGACCTCGCCGGCATGCACATCCAGATCAACATCGGTCAGGGCGGACACGGCGCCGAAATGCTTGGAGATTCCGCGAAGATTCAAGACCGGCTTGCGCGTTCCGCCCTGCGCGTGATCGACATCCGAGATCGTCGTCATGTCTAGTGCGCCTCCCCTCTTTCGTCCCGGCCGCTGCGAGCGACCGGGACGAACGCAGTTACTGCGTGATACCGAGCTTCTTGCAGCCGGCGGCATATCGGCCCGTACAGAGCTGGTCCGCCGTCTGGATCTTCTTGTCGATGATCTCGGCCTTCAGGTTCTCCTGAGTGACGACCGCCGGCACGAACAGCTTCGATGGCGCGTTGAACAGCGTGGTTTCCGCCTTGGGAGCCTCGCCAGAGAGGAATTTCACTGCCGCTTGCGCCGCCGCAGCGGCCACGATCTCACTGGGTTTGGAGATCGTGTTGTACTGATCGCCGGCTATGACGAGCTGAAGCGCGGCAATCGTCGCATCGTTGCCGGTCACCGGCGGCACCGGATCGACACCGGCGGCCTTGAAGGCGGCAATTGCGCCACCGCCCGTGCCATCATTGGCGGCCACGACGCCGAGAATCTTCTTGCCGAAGCGGGTGACCTGGCCGCTCGCCCATTGCTGCGCCTTCGGCGGCGCCCAGTCCGGCGTGTCGTATTCGGCGAGAATTGGATAGCCGCTCTTATCAAGGCCCTCGTGGATACCCTTCTTAATGAGTCCCGCAGCGGCATCGGTCGGAGACCCATTGATTTCGAGCACGCCTTCGCCCTCCTTCGCGGTCGCATTTGCGGCCTTGAGATGCTTGACCAGCGATTCGGAGATGGCCTTGCCGATGGCTTGATTGTCGAAGGACACGTAGAAATCGACCTTGGCGTCGGGGACCGGCCGGTCATAGGCAATGACCCTGATGCCTTGCGATTGTGCCATCTTGACCAGGGAGGCCGCGGCGGCCGAATCGACTGGGTCGAGCACGATTACCTTGGCGCCCTGCGAAATCACCGAGTTGAATTGCTGTTGCTGCCGTGCGGCATCCGCGCTTGCGTTCTGGTAGATCACCTTGCAACTGTCGCACAGCTTCTTCATCTCCGCCGCAAAGCCTGGATAGTCGTGTTGTTCGTATCGGGTGGAGGCCTGGTCCGGCATCAGGAAAGCAACGGTCGCGCCCTTCACTTCTGCGGCATGCGACAACATGGCCGTTGTGCCGAACAGCGACAAGGCCAAGGCAAGTGTGCCGGTATGTTTCGGGAAGAATGTTTTCATTCAGAGTTTCCTTTCCAGAACTAGAGTGCTGTGGTTGATCCTTGAAGATGAGCCTTCGGCTTCGTCCCTGGCGGTGACGAGTGCAGGTGCTCCGAAGCCGCGGCAATTCCTGGATAAGCGATTCCTATCGCGACCCGCTGTCGCGTGCCCGCGTCATTCTTCCCGTAGTGATCGTCCTCCTTTTTTCTCCTCGCCGGCTAGGCTGCGTGCGCCGTATTGATGTTTTGCGCCAGCAATCGCCTGAAGCGCGAAGGCGGCATGCCTTTCTCGGCCAAAAACTGCCGGTTGAAATTGGAGAGATTGTTGAAGCCGACCTCGAAGCAGATGTCGGTGATGGAAGCCTGCTCGTCGCTCATCAATATCTGGCAGGCAAGATTGATACGCAGCCGCTTGACGTATTGCACCAGTGACATCCCCGTGTGCCGACGGAACGAGCGCGAAAACGCGCTCTGCGATTGGCCGGCGATTGCCGCGAGCTCCGTTTCACCGAAAGGCTGCGTCAGGTTCTGCCGGATGAAGGCGAGCGCCTTGTTCATGCCCGCAGACATGTAACCAGACGGATCGGGCAGATAATTCGGGCTGGAGAGCGGGCGCGCATTTCGGGCGCGGCAAAGTGCTCCCAAAATCATCAGGAAAAGCTCGATCCGACGAACGCCGCTCGCCGTCACGATCTCCTCCATGAGCGGGGCAATCTTGTCGCTCGTGCTGCGGGCGAAAAGCGCGCCGCGGCGGGAGAATTCCAGCAGAGAGGCAAGGCCAGAAAGCTCAGGCATTACCTTTATCAGGTCGCCTATAAATCCTTCGCTGAACTGGAGGACGCGTCCCCGCAGCGGAATGGTACTTCCCGCCGGCAGATCACTCACCCAATTGTGCGGCAGGTTGGGACCGGTAAGGACGAGATTGCCGGGCTCGAACTCGCCGAGAAAATCGCCGACGAAATAGCGACCGCAGGTGGTTACAACCTGATGGAGCTCATACTCCGGGTGGAAATGCCAGCGAACCGTGTGGAATGGGTAGCCGTGCGACCATGCCTTGAACGACTCGCCTCGCCGTATCTGGACAACTTCCAGGTCCGGTTCCATGTTCGCTCCCTTTGGGACGGAGCGGTTTGTGGTGATCCGCCTCCGCTGCCTTATCGGCTGAATTTCCTTCAGCGCTTTCTCGGCGGAGAGTAGCGACCGGTACCTAGGCACGCCACCACCATTTCAGATGCGAACTGATACTTTTTTGACGTGCAGCACGCCTGTCCCGGCCCCCCGTAACGAGGCCGCACTCTCCGTGAAACGGTTTTTCACAATTGCGGCTCTATAAAGCGGGGTTTCGCGCACGATCGGTCAGCAGATCACGATTGCGCGGAAGAGATCCCGGTTCCTTGTTGTTACCAACTTGCGTTCAACCCACGGAATGGGCCGCAACAACCGGGGGCCTCTTTTTCAAAATGTACGCTCCCAATGATCATGTTTGGATTGCTATCGGCCTTTCGGCGCATACGTAGTGAGTGTCAAGCGGGCTGGCGAACCTATCGGCCTGAAGCATCCCAACGCAAGGCACGATCGGCGCCGCTACGCAATCAGGTTCGGCTGAACAGAACTAGGCACCTAAATCATTCGAACCCAGGCGCCATTCCTTGCAGATGAACTCACCGCAGCGTCGATGAATTTCACGCCGGCGAGGCCATCCTCGATGGTCGGGAAAATCACCGAGGAGTCAGGTGCTTTGCCGGTCTGCGCGGCACGAATGGCGCGCGCTGCCTCAGCATAGATCGTTGCAAAACCCTCAAGATATCCTTCGGGATGCCCCGATGGCACACGGCTGACGCGGCGCGCATCGACTAAGGCCCCGGCACCCTCGCGCGTCAGGAGCTGCTTGGGCTGCCCGTAAGGCGCAAACCAGAGATAATTCGGATTCTCTTGTGCCCATTCGAGCCCGCCCTTGGTCCCATAGACGCGCAGCGTGAGGCCGTTCTCATTGCCGACCGCGACCTGGCTCGCCCAGAGCATCCCTTTGGCACCCCCCTTCCACTTGAGGAGGATCTGGACATTGTCATCAAGACGCCGGCCGCCGACAAAGGTCGAAAGTTGGGCGAGCAGTTCCTCAAGCTCGAGACCAGTGACGAAGCAAGCGAGATTGTACGCGTGGGTGCCGATGTCACCAATGCATCCGCCTGCCCCGGACCGGGTCGGGTCCGTGCGCCACGCGGCCTGCTTGTGGCCGCTCGCTTCCAACGGCTCTGTCAACCAGTCCTGCAGATATTCGGCCTGAACGAGCCGGATCTCGCCGAGATCACCGTTCGCCACCATGGCGCGGGCCTGTCGGACCATCGGATAGCCCGTGTAGTTGTGCGTCACGACGAAGACCTTGCCCGTCTTCCTGACCAGTTCAACCAGTTCCTCCGCCTCGGCGAGGCTCGTCGTGAGTGGTTTGTCGCAGATAACGTGGATGCCGGCTTCAAGAAACGCCCGGGCGACCGGGGCGTGCAGGTGGTTGGGGGTCACGATCGAGACCGCCTCGATGCCGTCAGAGCGCACGGCCTCCGCCTTCGCCATCTCTTCGAAAGAGGTATAGGCGCGGTCGTCGGCGACACCGAGTTCGCGCGCCGAGGCTTTTGCTCGGGCCGGATCCGACGCCAACGCACCGGCCGTCAGCACAAACTGGTCGTCGATACGCGCGGCAATACGATGGACGGCGCCTATAAAGGCCCCTTGACCGCCTCCGACCATGCCCAGCCGGATACGAGCATGAGCGCCGCCCCCGCTGCTTGCCTCAATAGCCATTTGTTGCTCCTCGCTCAGGAGATGCCGAGCATCTTGCGGTTCATCTGGTCGTCTGCGCCGGAGCCCGCGAAATCGTCGAACGGCTTCTCAGTCACCCGAATGATGTGCCTTTTTATGAATTCGGCGCCCTCGCGCGCGCCCTGCTCAGGATGCTTGAGCGCGCATTCCCATTCCAGCACCGCCCAGCTGTCGTAGTCGTACCGCGTGAGCTTCGAGAAGATCGCGCCGAAATCGACCTGTCCATCGCCTGGCGAGCGAAATCTGCCGGCGCGGTCCACCCAGCGCTGGAACCCGCCATAGACGCCTTGGCGACCCGTCGGGTTGAACTCGGCATCCTTGACGTGGAAGGCTTTGATGCGCTCGTGATAGATGTCGACGTAGTCCAGATAGTCGAGCTGCTGCAGCACGAAGTGCGACGGGTCATAGAGCAGGTTCGCGCGCTTGTGACCCTTGACCCGATCGAGAAACATCTCATAGGAGACGCCATCGTGAAGGTCCTCGCCCGGGTGGATCTCATAGGCGAGATCGACACCGTGCTCGTCGGCATAGTCGAGGATCGGCCGCCAGCGCCTGGCGAGCTCATCGAAGGCAGCCTCGATGAGGCCGCCTGGACGCTGCGGCCAGGGATAGACATAAGGCCAGGCCAATGCGCCGGAGAACGTCGCCTGTGCCGTGAGCCCAAGGCGTCCTGAGGCGCGAATTGCGCGCTTGACTTGGTCAATGGCCCACTCGGTGCGTTCCTTGGGAGTGCCGCGCACCTCCGGCACGGCGAAGCCGTCGAATGCTGCGTCATAAGCCGGATGCACGGCAACGAGCTGACCCTGAAGATGGGTCGAGAGTTCGGTGATCGAAAGGCCGTGTTCAGCTGCTACCCCCTTGACCTCATCGGCGTAGTCCTGGGACTCCGAGGCCTTGCTGAGATCGAAGAGCCGCCCGTCCCAGCTCGGGATCTGAATCCCCTCATAGCCGAGCGAGGCAGCCCATTCGCAGATCGTATCGAAGGAGTTGAACGGCGCCACATCGGTTGTGAACTGCGCGAGGAATATCGCGGGTCCCTTCATCATCTTCATCTCTTGCTTCCTTCTCCCTGGATGCTCCAGCAATATGTGTCTGCGGAGCGGGATATCTCCGCAAACGAAATGTCCCCATCAAGACCGCGCGCGGTTCGCTTTATCACCTCTGGTAGCGCGACGTCGGCAGCCAGATTTCGAAAGCTTGTCCTGGACACGACGCTCTATCGATAAAATCCGAGAACGGCCTTGGTCTCGCGACATTCTTCTACGGTGGACCCGCCAATCACGCGTTCGACGCTAGCCCTGGGCGATTGGCAGAGCTAGCTCGGTTTCAAAAACAGTAAATCCAGCCTGGAAGTGGCGCAAACTTATGCGTCGGATAGGCTGGTGGTTCTCGTTCAATTGAGAGGCAACAAGGCAAGATGGGTAGCCTTCCCAACACAAAGTGATCGCTCCGAGTAACGGAAGTCTACCGCAAATAATGGGTCAGAATGGCAGCTGGTGCATCGTCATGCCGACCCGTCCGTTCATCCCATTGCTCTGCAGCTGGCAGCAGCACTCGCTCGCGGCGCACCAAACGGGTGACTGTGACGCGCTGACCGGAGCTGCGTGGAAACGCAAGCCGTCGGCACTTAGCCGGAATGCTCATCAGCTTTTTCTGACGTCCCATAGCCGCCTTAGCCGGGCGGCGTTTTCGTTGTGTCGGCTCGGTTTGACCCGACGGGGGACACTTCCCCATCAAGCCATTCCTGCTCCTCGGCTAAAGCTCGCCACGCCTCTTCCATGCGCCGGCACCCCTTGCAAGCCGGACTATCCTTAGATGATTCCCCTCGGCCAGAGTTGCCCAGTTGTCTGCGTTCTCCTTGTAAATCTCTGATGGCTCCATCATTAGGCTCCTGCGTAATGCTTAGGAGAGGACTCTGAAAAAATGTGCTTTCGCCCGTCCCAGTTCGAAACCCGACGGTGACCAGCTAGAAAGCTTCAGCCGTCGAGGGGATCAGGTTCCCGGCACATCAATCGTCAAGGCATCGTATCGGCGATGATGACAAGGTTCTATTTCGAATGTCAGGACGGGCCGGGCTACGATCGACGAACACGGGGAGAGTGCTGGTCATGCGTCCTTTTCAGCGAGCTTGCGAAACTCGTCGGGCACCGAACGCGAGATGCCCCGCGCGGCGGAGCCATATCCGATGGCATCCCATCCAAGGCATCGAACTAGCCGTCAGTGTCCGCGCGGTCGACGCCCCCGCGATCGCGCCACTCGTCACCGTCGGAAGTAGCGGCGAGTCATTCAGCGAGATCAACTACGGCCTGCCGGAACAGGCGCTTCCGATTGCAGCAGGGACGCGTCCTTGAGATCGCTCCAGAGCGCGGCTGGCACTGTGGTGGTCAGCGCTGCCA of the Bradyrhizobium sp. WSM1417 genome contains:
- a CDS encoding sugar phosphate isomerase/epimerase, giving the protein MKMMKGPAIFLAQFTTDVAPFNSFDTICEWAASLGYEGIQIPSWDGRLFDLSKASESQDYADEVKGVAAEHGLSITELSTHLQGQLVAVHPAYDAAFDGFAVPEVRGTPKERTEWAIDQVKRAIRASGRLGLTAQATFSGALAWPYVYPWPQRPGGLIEAAFDELARRWRPILDYADEHGVDLAYEIHPGEDLHDGVSYEMFLDRVKGHKRANLLYDPSHFVLQQLDYLDYVDIYHERIKAFHVKDAEFNPTGRQGVYGGFQRWVDRAGRFRSPGDGQVDFGAIFSKLTRYDYDSWAVLEWECALKHPEQGAREGAEFIKRHIIRVTEKPFDDFAGSGADDQMNRKMLGIS
- a CDS encoding AraC family transcriptional regulator, which translates into the protein MEPDLEVVQIRRGESFKAWSHGYPFHTVRWHFHPEYELHQVVTTCGRYFVGDFLGEFEPGNLVLTGPNLPHNWVSDLPAGSTIPLRGRVLQFSEGFIGDLIKVMPELSGLASLLEFSRRGALFARSTSDKIAPLMEEIVTASGVRRIELFLMILGALCRARNARPLSSPNYLPDPSGYMSAGMNKALAFIRQNLTQPFGETELAAIAGQSQSAFSRSFRRHTGMSLVQYVKRLRINLACQILMSDEQASITDICFEVGFNNLSNFNRQFLAEKGMPPSRFRRLLAQNINTAHAA
- a CDS encoding sugar ABC transporter substrate-binding protein gives rise to the protein MKTFFPKHTGTLALALSLFGTTAMLSHAAEVKGATVAFLMPDQASTRYEQHDYPGFAAEMKKLCDSCKVIYQNASADAARQQQQFNSVISQGAKVIVLDPVDSAAAASLVKMAQSQGIRVIAYDRPVPDAKVDFYVSFDNQAIGKAISESLVKHLKAANATAKEGEGVLEINGSPTDAAAGLIKKGIHEGLDKSGYPILAEYDTPDWAPPKAQQWASGQVTRFGKKILGVVAANDGTGGGAIAAFKAAGVDPVPPVTGNDATIAALQLVIAGDQYNTISKPSEIVAAAAAQAAVKFLSGEAPKAETTLFNAPSKLFVPAVVTQENLKAEIIDKKIQTADQLCTGRYAAGCKKLGITQ
- a CDS encoding Gfo/Idh/MocA family protein; its protein translation is MAIEASSGGGAHARIRLGMVGGGQGAFIGAVHRIAARIDDQFVLTAGALASDPARAKASARELGVADDRAYTSFEEMAKAEAVRSDGIEAVSIVTPNHLHAPVARAFLEAGIHVICDKPLTTSLAEAEELVELVRKTGKVFVVTHNYTGYPMVRQARAMVANGDLGEIRLVQAEYLQDWLTEPLEASGHKQAAWRTDPTRSGAGGCIGDIGTHAYNLACFVTGLELEELLAQLSTFVGGRRLDDNVQILLKWKGGAKGMLWASQVAVGNENGLTLRVYGTKGGLEWAQENPNYLWFAPYGQPKQLLTREGAGALVDARRVSRVPSGHPEGYLEGFATIYAEAARAIRAAQTGKAPDSSVIFPTIEDGLAGVKFIDAAVSSSARNGAWVRMI
- a CDS encoding ATP-binding cassette domain-containing protein: MTTISDVDHAQGGTRKPVLNLRGISKHFGAVSALTDVDLDVHAGEVVALVGDNGAGKSTLVKILAGVHQPTSGTIAFGGQPVVLSDPATALGLGIATVFQDLALCENLDVVANIFLGRELNPLRLDEVSMELRAWTLLNELSARIPSVREPVASLSGGQRQTVAIARSLLTEPKLILLDEPTAALGVAQTAEVLDLVERVRARGLGVIMISHNMEDVRAVADRIVVLRLGRNNGEFEPDVSNQELVTAITGADENSVSRRARRRHADQSPELGR
- a CDS encoding sugar ABC transporter permease → MTDDTQVSAARLLDRSDERVKHADTLGNTIGAFVDRVRAGDLGSLPVIVGLIVICAAFESLNPVFLAPNNLVNLLFDCSTVGVISLGIVCILMVGEIDLSVGSASGFSSALVGVLWVGQDWPVVVAIVTALLLGATIGALYAFLFNRLGMPSFVSTLAGLLAWLGLQLYLLGSSGSINLPYGSALVNFGQMLVMPPIVSYVLAAVASLVMFLTGYRTAARRRAAGLSASSLGRMVLKALLVTIVLEFVVYYLNLGRGIPWMFGLFVGLCVIMNYAFTRTKWGRSMSAVGGNREAARRAGINVRWVYATAFMLCSMLAAAGGILAAARLASSSQQAGTGDVNLNAIAAAVIGGTSLFGGRGSAYSALLGVIVIQSIASGLTLLDLSSSLRYMITGGVLAIAVVVDSLARRSRLSHGRA